The Triticum aestivum cultivar Chinese Spring chromosome 4B, IWGSC CS RefSeq v2.1, whole genome shotgun sequence sequence ATGAGAACCAACCACGACAAGTCAATATGGTAGttttttttaaaaacaaaaaaagaaggtCAATATGGTAGAGTAGTTGGCGAGGCAATTGACCTGAATGACAAGCATGAACACATGGAACAATGGATATTGTTGGGGTTGTCATCTTCTAGTCGCGTGTGCCAGGCTAATGGGTTGCTGGCATCGAACGACATTTGCCACTAGTTCCTTTTTCCACAAAATGGCATGAACACTATCTTTAAGTAAGAGAATGCGAGTAAATTAACATGGTATGCCCTTTTCAGTAAGGAGCAAAGTTCTGAAAACCCCTTTTTTTCGACGGGTAATCAAAGGACATTCTAGGTACTCTACCATCTTGCGTTACCATTGCATTGAATGACCAATCCTAAGTTTGCAATGCAAAAGACATGTTTTGGCCTTCCACGGACATCAACTTCATACTGCATACCTGCACCAGACCGGGATGAAAAACCCAAAATCTAGCATGAGTGGTTGGATCTGGAGACGACGACACTTGTGCATGTTATCAACGATTCCGGTTGAAGTTTTGTTGTCCGTTGTTGCTAATGATGGTAGTCAATGTGGATATTTTGTTGCCTGGAGTTGCCAACGACGATGGTTGAAGATTTTGCTACTGAATGATGTTAATTGCTTTGATACGATTTCAAGAGTCATGTGACCTCTTTAGGGCCTGTTCGGATGCACTCCGCTCCGCAACTCCGCGCCCGGAGCGGGCGGAGTGGCGCCGAACGCTACCGCTCCTCGGAGTAGAAAGAGTGGAGCGGAGCTGCATGTAATTCAATTCGGCGGAGTGGCTAATAGCGAGCTCCGCGGGCGACTCCCTTCGCCAGATCGATCGAAATTTCTTTCTCTCTCGCAGCTACTCTCCGACCATTGAACCCaagcgccacgccgccgccgcccactagCGTTGTTCCCTGGCGGGCTTGCCGTCCGCGCCGCGACGTGCTCCCTGATGGCCGCGTCCGTGTACGCCGCCACCGCGCGCTCCAGGGCCGCTGCCTCCGCCCGTGCCCGCCGTGCACCAGCAGGTCTGAAGAGCGCGCAGACTCTATGCTGACGACGTGGATGCGGTTCCCGAAGTACTCCCTCGGCAGCGCCGGCCGGAGCCACCTTCGGTTGTTGACGGCCACGCGGAACACGGACACGTGGTCAGGGACCAGCCGCTGAGCGCGGGTGACGCACCGCCACATCAGCGAGCCCAACGTCTGGAACCGCGTCAGGGCGGCCGCACCCGCCGCGTTCCCGGCCTCCGGGAGCTCCTGCCTAGCTTGTTCCTTGAGTGCCGCCAGCAACTCCGCCGAGAAGTACAGCACACGCCCGCGCAGCGGTGTCCGCGCCGGCCTCTGGATGAGCTCCAATGGGTCCGCGCACGGCAGTACGACCAGCGCCGGGAGGGACGACGTCGGCGACCTCGACGCGGCCGGCGACGGAGTGGAGGAGCTCGACGGCCCACCCACTAGCGCCGTTCCCTGGAGTGGAGTCAGTTGCCAAACATCTTATAAACTCTCGATTTGTTGGAAGGAGCCATCAGTCCAGGAGCTGGGAGTGGAGTGGAAGATTTGAATGAGTGGAGTGCATCCGAACAGGCTCTTAGTATATACTTTCAGTAGTGATTTAAACACACTTATATTTTTTTGCGGAGTGAGTAGTTTTTTTTTGCACTGTCTAATGTATCTCTTCTAATCTGGAGCCGGATGTACTTGGTGCATTTTGATTTTAGTATACTGATGTAACAAAAGAGTATTTTATAAAGAAATCAATTATTTAAATTTAGAACACTGATTGGAGAGCTAACGTAAGAGAATGAGCCAAATTATTGTCTGGTAAGGTAACGAATAAACGAATTTGTATTCATAATAATCCCATGCATCCGTAACAACATTACATCGCATGGTGGTATGTATCAACCTCTCCTCAGTCCGTCCAACAAAGAATCATTGAAAGAATCTCGCAGTATAAACAACGCGAAAACAGAGCCCCGAGAGCAGAGTCTCGCTCCGTCTAGAACACGATGGCAGCGGCGAccgcgccggcgacggcgacgaagcTGACGGAGGAGGTGTATACGGCGGAGCTGGCGGGGGTGCCGCTGGGTGCGCCGGCAGGTGCGCCCACGGGTGTGCCGGAGACCGCGGAGGGGGTCATCGCGGAGGGAGCGCCGGTCGGGGCGTCGGTGGGCGGGGCCGGGGGAGAGGCCATCGGGGACGGCGACGCGGCGGTGGGCGGCGTGGCGACCGGCGCAGGGGCGGTGGCCGGGGACCTCGCCGGCGGTGCGGGGAGAGGCGCCATCCTGGGCGCCGCTCCGGGGGCCTGCGCGGCGGCGGTGACGGCCAGGAGGGCAACGATCGAGTCTGTAACGTTCGAGTCTCGCGAGATCCCGCGCGGCATCGGCGCGGTCGCTGTCGATGGGCTGTGAGCAACAACGCGTGAGACCAGACTGTCGCCGTGCTGCCATTTTCATGCCCGCCACCCCTCTTCGCGGAGGGGCGCCGCGCCAGCCAAGTTGACCCTTGGCACCGTGTCGCGGCGAGACAGGGTCCAACGACTAGTTCGACCCATCTCCCTCTTGGAGAACCGTACTCCTTCGCTCTGCGATAACTCAACGTGCACCTAAAATAAACAGCAATAATAAATCtcgaacgttcggattttaagcatggcaaataCGAACTTTTTATAGCAACTTTAGTTCATGTGAGGTTGGCAAACTTTgcaattttctgacaaaaaaaCGAACTGGTACAAAGTTGTCATGTCTTAATAACTAAAGTTGCCACCTCCTGTCAACTAAAATTACAATGTAAAAACATTCGGAATGaaatgcttaaaatccgaacattcGGATTTTATCGGGGTCCAAAATAAATGTTTGCAATCTCCAACACCAGGTATTTGATGGTTCATAGGGTAGTGGTGTACCTAGCTTTTTGTGAGCTTTCCAATTTCTTTGGGCCGAGCTTGTTTTGGTTGTAATTCAATACAGGTATATTTAACTTCCGGGTGTAACTTACCGGTCAATAGCTATTTCCAGTCGGAAACCAAAACGACCGGCAGAGACATGTATATATTTTACAATGTATCTAGAAGAAAAACGATAATCCAAACAAGGCTTGGGTGAatggtggtggtgttgcaagtttattatTACCAACTGGTTATTACTGCATCTGTTGGGAAAACAAGTAATGGGAACAAAGATGATTTGATTTATATTGTTTGATTTCATTCAGGTGTGAAAGAAGCCGTCGACTAGTATTAGAACTCATgggtttatttgaaaaaaaaagaacCCATGGGTTCGCACACCCACGCTAAGGATATATTCGCCCAGCGGGGCTACCACCGATGCACCTACAACCATCGACACGCCAGCCTGTGTGTACGTCACCGTCATGAAGTTGGTCAACCGTTCCCTCGTTGCTGACGCGCTTCAGCCTGCGCGACACTTGACAATCACCGTCGACGTCGGCGGCGTTTGAGGCACATGAACAGTCCTCCTTCCTCCCGTGGTCGCCGCCTCTTATCCACCCGTCGCCAGTTTTTTTTCTTGGCCGAAGCAGTATGTTTTCCATAAGTTGAGGATAGAGGCGATTCAAAGGAATACAAGAGCCGCGTGGGGGGGGGTCTGATTTTTCGTGAAGGTTCTGCCATTGCTCAATGCCGGTTGGTATTGAAATTAGATTTCATGTTTCAATTCAAAGGTCATCCAAAAGGTTGTATTTAAAAGTCCCAATACCAACCTCCAAACGGGGGTTTAGAGCAACTCTAACTGATACTATAAAATCATGTACCCTAATAGGGGTGTAGGGTATACCCTAAAGCTTTTGTACAGTACAAAGCGGGTTCGGGTAGAACAGATACTATAACAACCGTTCCAGGTCAGATGTGGAGCCCACGTAGCCATTGATTGAATTTACAATAGGGTCCTGAAAAATAGCACAAAGCATCCTCAAAGCAGAAAATAGATTACAATTGGACCCCGGAGAGGAGAGCCGAAGGACCTAGCCGCTCGGCCGCAGCCGGCGGTACCCCGGCATGCCGTCGTTGACGCCACCCACCGGCTGGATAGGTCGGACATGGAGCTTGAGAGGCGCCGGTGGAATACGTGTGTCGTTGCCAATGCATGAGGCCGACTACCGACCACATAGGCGTGACATCGCCCTTCGCGAGAGAAGAAGCCGATGTCAGGCCTTCAGGGGCGAAGCAGAGGCGGCGAAAGGTGGAGGTCGTCCAGCAGCAGCTTCACCCACAGCCGAGGTGGCTCATGTCATTGTCGTTCCACGCCAGATTTAACTGATTGGACCAGCGTGACCTCAGGATGGACGACGGTCGCCTCCAACGGCTCGATGGCGACGCACGAGCGGCGGGGGTGGTGGGACGGGCAACAAGGTTGGTGTCGGCGGAGGCGCGGGAGACGGAAGGGTGGCGGCTGAAACTTCAGTCCCGCCAAATCCCGTACAGATATTGTGTATGCACAAAAAGAGGTTGCCAATACTCTGGATGTGAGGTGCGGGGCTCCCTTTTTCGGTTTAATGCAAATCAAAATTGAGTACAACCGAATTTCGTATCCGATGGGGTCCTTCGTTACCTCCAAAACGTCTAAAACGCTAAAACAATAGGAAGGAAGGAGTACTTTGTTACTCcaaaatgctactccctccgtccataatGTTTTTTAACTAGTGTAATATCCAAAAACGGTAGTTATATATATTGACTGCTCTTAAGTTTTACAGGAAAAAAATTACGAGTTATGTTAGCCAACACCATTTGGAAATTCTTTGATTGGGACCCGCATGCCCATTTTGATGTAGTTTTGCCTGCTAATTGTTCTTTTTTCTGAGCTAACCAGTTTCATAATGATAAATCAACACTCACGATTAAAAAACATGGTTATACAAAGGAAATGTTCTGTCTTTTGCATCCAGCGTTGTTGATCCAAACAAGTTTCACTCCAAGAAATCTAGATAATATTTCGCTACAAAAATACACTATGATTATGCGTGGTTGTGCAAAGTGCCAAAGTAAAATCCAACTTACATCCGACCGCCTATTTCTCTCAGCGAACCTCAAAAGGGAAGAAACGCGGAGAAAGTAAAGTTACTATGCAGCATCTCACGCTACCACGTGAGCACGCCTGCATTTTACAAACACGGAAATCAAAAATTCATCTCGTGAAGAACACGCTACACACGTCGCATTTGACGACACTGACTGAAAAGTTTCTCGACTTGGAAAGCAGAGAAGACACCCATGGAAGGAGATAATGTAACAAATGAAAGAATTCCATTAATAACGATCTCGAGCATACAGTATGTGGCAAGATAACATGGCAACCTCATGTCATGTCACTCTCTCCGCAGCCTCTAAAAATGAATCTCGTTGTATAAACAACAGTACTAATGAAAACAGAGTGGCACTCCCGCGGCGGTCGAGCGAGGACCGCTGCATCTAGAAcatgacggcggcggcgacggcaccgGCGACGGCGACGAAGCTGACGGAGGAGGCGTAGACGGCGGAGCTGGCGGGGGTGGTGCCGCTGGGCGCGCCGGCAGGGGCGCCCGCGGGTGCTCCGGCGACCGCGGAAGGCGTCATCGCGGAAGGAGCGCCGGTGGGGGCGTCGGTGGGCGGGGCCGGGGGAGAGGCCATCGGGGACGGCGCCGATGCGGTCGGAGGCGTGGCGACCGGGGGTGACCTCGTCGGGGGCGCCGGCAGCGGGGCCATCTTGGGCGCCGGCATGGGGCCCTgcgcggcggcggtgatggcgaggAGGGCGACGATTGCGGCGACCACTGCGAAGCGAGCCATTTGGTtggtgctgctggtggtggtggacGGAAGGAAAGCTGGCTGAGCTTAGCAGGAGAGTGGAGGGCTGCAACGACGGGCGGAGTGCTCTGGCCGGCTCTGTATGGAAGCTGTGGGAGGGAGAGGTGTGGTGCGCTGCGAGTTGTGAGTTGGAGCCAGGGGGAGGCCGCCATTTATAGCGGATGAAGCAAGGGTTTAGCCGATGGCGCGTCATTAGCGGGGCCGCTGTCACGCGGCGTCGTGCGAGACACTCTGCGACGAGACCAGGCTGCCTGTGAGCG is a genomic window containing:
- the LOC123089320 gene encoding classical arabinogalactan protein 5 produces the protein MPRGISRDSNVTDSIVALLAVTAAAQAPGAAPRMAPLPAPPARSPATAPAPVATPPTAASPSPMASPPAPPTDAPTGAPSAMTPSAVSGTPVGAPAGAPSGTPASSAVYTSSVSFVAVAGAVAAAIVF
- the LOC123089321 gene encoding arabinogalactan protein 1, with amino-acid sequence MARFAVVAAIVALLAITAAAQGPMPAPKMAPLPAPPTRSPPVATPPTASAPSPMASPPAPPTDAPTGAPSAMTPSAVAGAPAGAPAGAPSGTTPASSAVYASSVSFVAVAGAVAAAVMF